The window GCGTGCCCGACACCGGCATCCTGCTGGTCAATCTCGGCACGCCGGCGGCACCGACCGCCGGCGCCATCCGCGCCTTCCTGCGCGAGTTCCTGCACGACCGGCGCGTGGTCGAGCTGACGCGCTGGCTGTGGTGCCCGATCCTGTACCTCTTCATCCTGCCGTTCCGGCCGCGCCGGCTGGTACACGCCTACCGCGCCATCTGGACCGCCGAGGGTTCGCCGCTGCTGGCGATCTCGCGGCGCCAGGCGGCGGCGCTGGAAGCGGCCGTCGGCGTGCCGGTGCAGCTGGGTATGCGCTACGGCCAGCCATCGATCGCGCAAGGCCTGCGCGCCCTGCGCGCCGCCGGCGCGGCGCGCGTGCTGGTGCTGCCGCTGTATCCGCAGTACTCCGCCACCACCACCGCTTCGGTATTCGATGCCGTGGCTGACGCGCTGCGGCGCGAACGCGCCCTGCCGGAGCTGCGCTTCGTCATGGACTACCACGACGATCCCGGCTACATCGCCGCGCTGGCCGACAGCGTGCGCCGCCACTGGGCCGCCCACGGCCGCGGCGACAAGCTGCTGTTGTCCTTCCACGGCATTCCCCAGCAGTACGCGCGCGCGGGCGACCCCTATCATGGCCGCTGTCACATCACCGCGCGGCTGTTGGCACGGGCACTGGACCTGAAACCGGACGACTGGACCCTGGGCTTCCAAAGCCGCGTGGGCCGGGCGCCCTGGCTGCAGCCCTATACCGACCACCAGATCGAAGATCTGGCGGAGGCTGGAATCAAGACACTGGACGTGATCGCACCAGGATTCTCCGCCGACTGCCTGGAGACGCTGGAGGAGATCCGCCTGCGCTATGCGGAACTGTTCCGCGCCAAAGGCGGCGGCGCGTTGCGCTACATCCCCGCGCTGAACGACGACGAGGCGCACATCCGCGCCCTGGCGGCGCTGGCCCGGCGCCACCTGCGGGACGGGTGCGATGCTGCCGGCGGCGACGCTGGGGTATGATCGTGGGCGTGCCGCCCCGCATTCCCGAGCCGCTCCGGCGCCGCCTTCCCCTCCTGATCCTGCTGGGCGCATTCGCGCTGGCGCTGCTGCTCTGGTACACGCGCAGCCCGCCGCCGGCCACCGTGGTGGCGGAGAAGGTCTGGCCGGTCTCCACCGAAACGATCCAGCTGCGCGAACTCGCGCCCAGCCTGCAGCTCTACGGCCGGGTCGAATCGCCCGCCGCCGCCGACATGGGCAGCAACATCGCGGCCGACGTCGAGGAGGTACGCGTGCTGGAGGGCGACAGCGTACGCAAGGGCCAGCTGCTGGTGCGAATGGACGACGACGAGCCCGCCATCCGCGTGCGCGGCGACGAGGCCGCCCTGCGGCATGAGCGCGAGCTGCTGGCGCTGGCGCGCAAGGATCTGGCCCGCGCCGAGCAGCTGTACCGCGACGGGTTGGCCTCGCAGGCGGACGTGGACGCCGCGCGCCAGGCCGTCGAGCAGCGCGCACTGGCGGTCGCCGGTCGCGAGCAGAGCCTGGCCGCCGCGCGCCTCGCGCTCGAGCGCACACGCGTCGTCGCGCCCTTCGACGGCCGCGTCACGCGGGTCGCGGTGGCGGTCGGCGACCGCGTGACCCCGGGCCAGCCCCTGGTCAGCCTGTACGACCCGGTGCGCCTGGAGCTGCGCGCACCGATGCCCGCCGCCTATTTGCCGCGACTGCGGCAGGCGCTGGCTGCCGCCGGCCGGCTGCCGGCGCGGGTGATGCTGGACGGCGAAGAGGCGCCGGCGCTGCTGCTGCGGCTGTCGGGCGAAGCACGCGGCAGCAGCAACGTGGACGGCTTCTTCCGCCTGGACCCGCCGCGGCCCGAACTCGAGCCGGGCCGCACGCTCGAGATCACCCTGCTGCTGCCGCCCGAGCCGGCGGTGGCCGCGGTGCCCTTCGAGGCGCTGTACCAGAACAACCGCGTCTATGTCGCCGAGGGCGAGCGCATGCGCGGCATCACGGTTGAGCGCATCGGCGAATACCGCGCGCCCGGTGAGCGGCCGCGCGTGCTGGTGCGCAGCCCGGCGCTGCAGGACGGCATGCGTCTGATCACCACCCAGCTGCCGCTGGCGGTGGACGGCCTCAAGGTCAGTCCGCAGGACTGAGCCCGCCTCGAGCTGGAACCGCCGATGCGCCGCGACCCGATCGGATTCTTCACCCACCACCCGGTCGCGGCCGATCTGCTGATGGTGCTGATGATCCTGTCCGGTATCGCCGCCGTGACACAGCTCAACACACAGTTCTTCCCCACCTTCAGCATCGACTACATCAACATCAACGT is drawn from Nevskiales bacterium and contains these coding sequences:
- the hemH gene encoding ferrochelatase, whose amino-acid sequence is MSSRVPDTGILLVNLGTPAAPTAGAIRAFLREFLHDRRVVELTRWLWCPILYLFILPFRPRRLVHAYRAIWTAEGSPLLAISRRQAAALEAAVGVPVQLGMRYGQPSIAQGLRALRAAGAARVLVLPLYPQYSATTTASVFDAVADALRRERALPELRFVMDYHDDPGYIAALADSVRRHWAAHGRGDKLLLSFHGIPQQYARAGDPYHGRCHITARLLARALDLKPDDWTLGFQSRVGRAPWLQPYTDHQIEDLAEAGIKTLDVIAPGFSADCLETLEEIRLRYAELFRAKGGGALRYIPALNDDEAHIRALAALARRHLRDGCDAAGGDAGV
- a CDS encoding efflux RND transporter periplasmic adaptor subunit — its product is MPPRIPEPLRRRLPLLILLGAFALALLLWYTRSPPPATVVAEKVWPVSTETIQLRELAPSLQLYGRVESPAAADMGSNIAADVEEVRVLEGDSVRKGQLLVRMDDDEPAIRVRGDEAALRHERELLALARKDLARAEQLYRDGLASQADVDAARQAVEQRALAVAGREQSLAAARLALERTRVVAPFDGRVTRVAVAVGDRVTPGQPLVSLYDPVRLELRAPMPAAYLPRLRQALAAAGRLPARVMLDGEEAPALLLRLSGEARGSSNVDGFFRLDPPRPELEPGRTLEITLLLPPEPAVAAVPFEALYQNNRVYVAEGERMRGITVERIGEYRAPGERPRVLVRSPALQDGMRLITTQLPLAVDGLKVSPQD